A single window of Cataglyphis hispanica isolate Lineage 1 chromosome 2, ULB_Chis1_1.0, whole genome shotgun sequence DNA harbors:
- the LOC126859149 gene encoding serine/threonine-protein kinase Pink1, mitochondrial, whose translation MSIRTVVHRLVQNGRVILRSLRSNEHFYSRGYANKHLGKIHVAQIGETQNGGFPRQNNGNAWSTGRHLGYLGAHARRIFVDNILKRVTNSLAADLRRRAASRLVFGDSAPFFALVGVSLASGTGILTKDDELEGVCWEIREAVSKLRWNTPQNDKNYEIIPSINKNAVNLQNFVIGPIIAKGCSAAVYAARFVDAAQDENNDSRNIDEETKEVTAFPLAIKMMFNYDAESNASAILRAMYRETVPARKHYGNDELAIWEQRLAENTMTLPSHPNIVVMYYVFADRIPMLPGSWGMYPDALPTRINPNGSGRNMSLFLVMKRYDVTLKQYMANRNVDTRVSILLLAQLLEAVAHMNANGVAHRDLKSDNILLDLSEESDICPSLVVTDFGCCLANKNHGLYLPYNTHDIDKGGNVALMAPEVIMAEPGPFTSINYTKADLWTAATIAYEIFGMKNPFHGEKGEKAALNNYNYTENALPALPDHLPSIINAIIKNSLIRSVYKRLDAELAATIIQLYLWAPSSWMKKEGYLPSSNEIMQWLLCLTTKVLCEERNADLSPSHGSLFVDIDKRQAYKRMLSTHSYGRRTMPEYQLIASFLSRVTLANVRNALKWIQRNV comes from the exons GCGAGACTCAGAACGGCGGGTTTCCTCGCCAAAATAATGGCAACGCGTGGAGCACGGGGAGGCATCTCGGTTATCTAGGAGCGCACGCCCGACGCATCTTCGTCGACAATATTCTGAAGAGAGTGACCAACAGTCTTGCAGCCGATTTACGAAGACGCGCAGCGAGCAGGCTCGTTTTTGGCGATTCCGCACCATTCTTCGCTCTCGTCGGCGTCTCATTGGCGTCAGGTACTGGGATATTGACCAAGGATGACGAGCTAGAAGGAGTCTGCTGGGAAATTCGG GAAGCGGTTTCAAAATTGCGATGGAATACGCCACAGAAtgacaaaaattatgaaattataccAAGTATCAATAAGAATGCCGTGAACTTACAAAATTTCGTGATTGGGCCTATTATTGCTAAGGGTTGCTCCGCCGCCGTGTACGCAGCACGATTTGTCGACGCTGCGCAGGATGAAAATAACGATTCAAGAAATATCGATGAAGAAACGAAAGAAGTGACTGCGTTCCCATTAGCCATAAAAATGATGTTTAACTACGATGCGGAATCTAACGCATCTGCTATTCTGAGAGCCATGTATAGGGAGACGGTACCTGCTAGAAAACATTATGGAAATGACGAATTGGCTATCTGGGAGCAGAGACTGGCAGAGAATACAATGACGCTGCCATCTCATCCAAATATTGTGGTGATGTATTACGTCTTCGCTGATAGAATACCGATGCTACCCGGTTCTTGGGGAATGTATCCCGATGCTTTGCCAACTAGAATCAATCCTAACGGGTCGGGCAGGAATATGAGTTTGTTTCTAGTGATGAAAAG ATATGATGTCACATTGAAACAATACATGGCAAATCGAAACGTCGACACGCGGGTTTCGATACTGTTGCTTGCTCAGCTACTGGAAGCGGTAGCTCATATGAATGCGAACGGCGTGGCGCATCG AGATTTGAAAAGTGACAACATCCTACTGGATCTGTCGGAAGAATCTGACATTTGTCCTTCCTTGGTCGTAACGGATTTTGGCTGCTGTTTGGCCAATAAGAATCATGGACTATATCTACCTTACAACACTCACGACATCGATAAAGGCGGCAATGTTGCTTTAATGGCTCCAGAAGTGATAATGGCAGAACCCGGCCCTTTTACCAGTATAAATTACACCAAGGCCGATTTGTGGACGGCTGCTACTATTGCATATGAGATATTCGGGATGAAGAATCCGTTTCACGGAGAAAAAGGCGAGAAAGCTGCTTtaaacaattacaattatacagAGAACGCGCTTCCCGCTTTACCGGACCATCTGCCGTCGATTATTAATGCTATTATAAAGAACTCATTAATAAGGAGTGTGTACAAG CGGCTCGACGCTGAATTGGCGGCGACAATAATACAACTATATCTATGGGCACCTAGCTCATGGATGAAAAAAGAGGGATATTTGCCATCAAGTAACGAG atTATGCAATGGCTTTTGTGCTTGACTACAAAAGTTCTTTGCGAAGAACGGAACGCAGATTTATCCCCGTCGCATGGATCACTCTTTGTCGATATCGATAAACGTCAAGCGTACAAACGAATGCTTTCCACACATTCTTATGGAAGGCGTACAATGCCGGAATATCAATTAATCGCAAGCTTCCTTAGCAGGGTAACGCTCGCTAATGTTAGAAATGCATTAAAGTGGATACAACGAAACGTATAA
- the LOC126859138 gene encoding uncharacterized protein LOC126859138 isoform X2, translating to MILSRKRPLRTYERKTAKKHFTNSLLSPVILIRKYNLVENDRSNDNETYNDSLNNDPFETTFDRIAKGAVVPPIPPDTNQNSTWKGSSSDSDINNSTNAIKSHEHRAFDFFTCNGLDTFRSSHSDTPKLTDRSIKITRKCKRLRRNESKVVISKGTVSKKATTMLKHKTQEQKRQRNKKQIKKMQSESSRMCNEQTSHACTVQNYILEKAVEAKQNMLCDTKFLCTDISSHIKKNISKRHSAILQSKSFEYDTIIGRFKHLSIKECFVVLHDNIIKNQLSKTEKSVDVENGSIEVKNKLNVPLTLHNLSPHNTNSTKLVPCDTKKNDRELIKDSSVKLKRLKVDEFVKKDNIIFSERERYIISSTPITKRVKSYACSASFSPINIDIHDTLYPKYECSISNVEEKDISIVLSNQKNSPSLIMPSKCSFDVDIHEHPTQVLQSSRKTQTRDSVLNIEPSSSSEDIHTLPMQKYKTENVIKAPSHSLNISSIADTDPSLFSDIIHDYSSKNTEVQKIHFTNTSTYDEIAHTTDSFVDLCQKHQQINNNANMKIENVNSEKSRILNESPDNVNNTALLKRLQDPIRITGRRMQYPKWHLRIQLDISKNSNDEIAEANSKGDHRDAINEIHDIQSEMYNIEHSTNAVKKSFDHVELFVDSAQFHDDANKGKSVFLKPGKYWARSLSILNRINDESNLDKLSLGKGKRWRHSVKDILDMQKQGIFQSCLKKDDDADLSCKELNTSNIISSFDDNKRKTFNSTNHARFSKRISVRVVPNNTSIGCKIKDTSFLEAFGIKSEKSPSLKLHRKESHDNRIIKGHSITARDVVLQRCSQNSYLSFSYCFPDSYLEYCRKIGEGVYGEVFLYEYLDKKSVIKVIPIEGEKLVNGEPQKKFNEILSEIVIAKELDNLRLNTTYKTSGFIEVRRIKCIMGKYPKRLVELWNTYDDNKTSDNDCPSMFDENQLYIALELGDGGEDLEAFVFQTAEEACALFLQTAFALAVAEKALEFEHRDLHWGNVLISRTKESYVSYYLDGKEIRLPSKGVKVSIIDFTLSRMLYQGCCIYNDLALDPALFTAHGEYQFEIYRLMREKIQNNWNKFEPYTNILWLHYTLDKMITSVRYKRKNLKVHKHAIVRLKEFKDIILNYDSAFDFATDSNVAHL from the exons ATGATATTAAGCCGCAAAAGACCACTTCGAACTTACGAGAGAAAAACTGCCAAGAAGCACTTCACAAATTCACTATTATCTCCTGTtatattgataagaaaatataatcttgtgGAAAATGATCGCTCTAATGATAATGAAACATATAATGATTCCCTAAATAATGATCCATTTGAAACGACATTCGATAGAATTGCCAAGGGGGCAGT AGTACCTCCTATACCACCGGATACAAATCAAAATAGTACATGGAAAGGTAGCAGTAGTGACAGTGATATCAATAATTCAACAAATGCTATAAAATCACATGAGCATAGAGCCTTTGATTTTTTCACATGTAACGGTTTAGATACATTTCGCTCATCACATAGTGATACACCTAAGTTAACAGATAGGAGCATTAAAATTACTCGTAAATGCAAAAGATTACGAAGAAATGAGTCAAAAGTTGTGATTTCTAAGGGAACAGTATCTAAGAAGGCAACAACAATGCTAAAACATAAAACACAG GAACAAAAGAGGcaaagaaataagaaacaaataaaaaaaatgcaatctgAGTCTAGTCGCATGTGCAATGAACAGACATCTC ATGCTTGCACTGTTCAAAACTATATACTGGAGAAAGCTGTGGAAGCTAAACAAAATATGCTTTGTGACACAAAATTTCTGTGTACAGATATTTCttcacatattaaaaaaaacatttctaaaaGACATAGTGCTATTTTACAATCGAAATCATTTGAATATGACACTATTATTGGAAGATTCAAACATTTGTCGATTAAAGAATGCTTTGTAGTATTGCatgacaatattattaagaatcaGCTATCAAAGACTGAGAAAAGTGTTGATGTGGAAAATGGTTCTATTGAAgtgaaaaataagttaaatgtACCTTTAACTCTTCATAATTTGTCTCCTCATAACACTAATAGTACTAAACTTGTGCCATGTGatacaaaaaagaatgatagaGAGCTAATAAAAGATAGCAGTGTAAAGCtcaaaagattaaaagtagacgaatttgtaaagaaagacaatatcatatttagtgAAAGAGAGCGATACATAATTTCTAGTACTCCTATCACCAAACGCGTAAAATCTTACGCCTGTTCAGCATCCTTTTCTCCTATCAATATCGATATTCACGACACGTTATATCCGAAATACGAATGTTCGATTTCAAATGTGGAAGAAAAGGATATCTCTATTGTGCTTTccaatcaaaagaattctccTTCATTGATTATGCCGTCGAAGTGCAGTTTTGATGTAGATATACATGAACATCCGACGCAAGTTTTGCAATCGTCCCGGAAAACGCAAACCAGAGATTCTGTTTTAAATATCGAaccctcctcttcctccgAGGACATTCATACATTGCCTATGCAGAAGTATAAAACAGAGAATGTAATAAAAGCACCTTCGCATTCCTTGAATATCTCGTCCATCGCAGATACCGATCCATCGTTATTCAGCGATATAATACATGATTATTCATCGAAGAATACTGAAGTacagaaaatacatttcaCAAATACATCGACATATGATGAAATTGCACATACGACAGATTCGTTCGTTGATCTGTGCCAAAAACATcaacaaataaacaataatgcaAACATGAAGATTGAAAATGTTAATAGTGAGAAAAGTAGGATTCTTAACGAAAGTCCAGATAATGTCAACAACACTGCGCTGCTCAAGCGATTGCAAGATCCGATCAGAATTACAGGAAGGAGAATGCAATATCCCAAGTGGCATCTCAGAATTCAATTAGATATCTCCAAAAACTCGAATGATGAAATCGCAGAAGCGAATAGCAAGGGCGACCATCGCGATGCAATCAATGAAATTCATGACATCCAGTCGGAGATGTACAATATCGAACATTCCACGAATGCAGTAAAGAAATCCTTTGATCATGTTGAATTGTTCGTTGATTCCGCTCAATTTCACGATGATGCGAATAAAGGAAAATCTGTTTTTCTAAAACCAGGCAAATATTGGGCTAGATCCTTGTCGATATTGAACCGCATAAATGACGAATCTAATTTAGACAAATTGAGCCTCGGGAAAGGAAAGAGGTGGAGACATAGCGTCAAAGATATATTGGATATGCAAAAACAAG GAATTTTCCAAAGCTGTTTGAAAAAAGATGATGATGCAGATCTGTCCTGCAAAGAGCTCAATACATCGAATATCATATCATCGTTCGACGATAATAAGcgtaaaacatttaattctaCAAACCATGCTAGATTCTCCAAGAGAATCTCGGTGCGAGTCGTGCCAAATAATACGAGTATTGGATGCAAGATCAAAGACACCTCGTTTCTTGAAGCATTTGGAATAAAATCGGAAAAATCTCCGAGCTTGAAACTGC atcgtAAGGAATCACACGATAATCGAATTATCAAAGGACATTCCATAACTGCGAGAGACGTCGTTTTACAAAGATGTTCGCAAAActcttatttatctttctcctATTGCTTCCCAGATTC GTATTTGGAATATTGCCGCAAAATTGGCGAAGGTGTTTATGGAGAAGTCTTTCTCTATGAATATCTTGATAAGAAGTCagttataaaagttattccTATAGAGGGCGAAAAGTTGGTCAATGGCGAgccacaaaaaaaattcaacgaaATACTTTCGGAAATTGTGATCGCAAA ggAGTTGGATAATCTGAGATTAAATACTACGTACAAGACTAGTGGATTTATCGAAGTACGAAGAATCAAATGTATCATGGGAAAATATCCAAAGAGGCTTGTAGAACTGTGGAACACTTATGACGATAATAAAACATCTGACAACGATTGTCCGTCAATGTTCGACGAAAATCAATTGTACATCGCTCTCGAACTCGGTGATGGTGGAGAAGATCTCGAAGCTTTCGTTTTTCAAACCGCGGAAGAAGCTTGcgctttatttttacaa actgCATTTGCATTAGCGGTTGCCGAAAAGGCACTCGAATTTGAACATAGAGATTTGCATTGGggtaatgtattaatatcgaGAACAAAGGAATCGTATGTGTCTTATTATCTTGACGGGAAAGAGATCAGGCTGCCAAGCAAGGGTGTAAAG GTGTCGATCATAGATTTCACCCTATCGAGAATGTTGTATCAAGGATGCTGCATATATAATGATCTTGCATTGGATCCGGCCTTATTTACCGCACACGGCGAGTATCAGTTTGAGATTTATCGTCTAATGCGCGAGAAAATTCa AAATAATTGGAATAAGTTTGAACCATATACGAACATCTTATGGTTGCATTATACTTTGGATAAGATGATTACATCggtaagatataaaagaaagaacttAAAAGTACATAAACATGCTATTGTCAGATTGAAGGAATTTaaggatataattttaaactatgACAGTGCATTCGATTTTGCGACCGATTCCAATGTCGCGCATTTGTAA
- the LOC126859138 gene encoding uncharacterized protein LOC126859138 isoform X1 — protein sequence MILSRKRPLRTYERKTAKKHFTNSLLSPVILIRKYNLVENDRSNDNETYNDSLNNDPFETTFDRIAKGAVVPPIPPDTNQNSTWKGSSSDSDINNSTNAIKSHEHRAFDFFTCNGLDTFRSSHSDTPKLTDRSIKITRKCKRLRRNESKVVISKGTVSKKATTMLKHKTQEQKRQRNKKQIKKMQSESSRMCNEQTSRMYSDDINNLEDITNMQTELVKIDNSAFKYTLNCQQNNVKPCFVALDACTVQNYILEKAVEAKQNMLCDTKFLCTDISSHIKKNISKRHSAILQSKSFEYDTIIGRFKHLSIKECFVVLHDNIIKNQLSKTEKSVDVENGSIEVKNKLNVPLTLHNLSPHNTNSTKLVPCDTKKNDRELIKDSSVKLKRLKVDEFVKKDNIIFSERERYIISSTPITKRVKSYACSASFSPINIDIHDTLYPKYECSISNVEEKDISIVLSNQKNSPSLIMPSKCSFDVDIHEHPTQVLQSSRKTQTRDSVLNIEPSSSSEDIHTLPMQKYKTENVIKAPSHSLNISSIADTDPSLFSDIIHDYSSKNTEVQKIHFTNTSTYDEIAHTTDSFVDLCQKHQQINNNANMKIENVNSEKSRILNESPDNVNNTALLKRLQDPIRITGRRMQYPKWHLRIQLDISKNSNDEIAEANSKGDHRDAINEIHDIQSEMYNIEHSTNAVKKSFDHVELFVDSAQFHDDANKGKSVFLKPGKYWARSLSILNRINDESNLDKLSLGKGKRWRHSVKDILDMQKQGIFQSCLKKDDDADLSCKELNTSNIISSFDDNKRKTFNSTNHARFSKRISVRVVPNNTSIGCKIKDTSFLEAFGIKSEKSPSLKLHRKESHDNRIIKGHSITARDVVLQRCSQNSYLSFSYCFPDSYLEYCRKIGEGVYGEVFLYEYLDKKSVIKVIPIEGEKLVNGEPQKKFNEILSEIVIAKELDNLRLNTTYKTSGFIEVRRIKCIMGKYPKRLVELWNTYDDNKTSDNDCPSMFDENQLYIALELGDGGEDLEAFVFQTAEEACALFLQTAFALAVAEKALEFEHRDLHWGNVLISRTKESYVSYYLDGKEIRLPSKGVKVSIIDFTLSRMLYQGCCIYNDLALDPALFTAHGEYQFEIYRLMREKIQNNWNKFEPYTNILWLHYTLDKMITSVRYKRKNLKVHKHAIVRLKEFKDIILNYDSAFDFATDSNVAHL from the exons ATGATATTAAGCCGCAAAAGACCACTTCGAACTTACGAGAGAAAAACTGCCAAGAAGCACTTCACAAATTCACTATTATCTCCTGTtatattgataagaaaatataatcttgtgGAAAATGATCGCTCTAATGATAATGAAACATATAATGATTCCCTAAATAATGATCCATTTGAAACGACATTCGATAGAATTGCCAAGGGGGCAGT AGTACCTCCTATACCACCGGATACAAATCAAAATAGTACATGGAAAGGTAGCAGTAGTGACAGTGATATCAATAATTCAACAAATGCTATAAAATCACATGAGCATAGAGCCTTTGATTTTTTCACATGTAACGGTTTAGATACATTTCGCTCATCACATAGTGATACACCTAAGTTAACAGATAGGAGCATTAAAATTACTCGTAAATGCAAAAGATTACGAAGAAATGAGTCAAAAGTTGTGATTTCTAAGGGAACAGTATCTAAGAAGGCAACAACAATGCTAAAACATAAAACACAG GAACAAAAGAGGcaaagaaataagaaacaaataaaaaaaatgcaatctgAGTCTAGTCGCATGTGCAATGAACAGACATCTCGTATGTATTctgatgatataaataatttggagGATATTACAAACATGCAAACTGAATTGGTTAAAATTGACAATTCAGCTttcaaatatactttaaattgcCAACAGAATAATGTCAAACCATGTTTTGTTGCATTAGATGCTTGCACTGTTCAAAACTATATACTGGAGAAAGCTGTGGAAGCTAAACAAAATATGCTTTGTGACACAAAATTTCTGTGTACAGATATTTCttcacatattaaaaaaaacatttctaaaaGACATAGTGCTATTTTACAATCGAAATCATTTGAATATGACACTATTATTGGAAGATTCAAACATTTGTCGATTAAAGAATGCTTTGTAGTATTGCatgacaatattattaagaatcaGCTATCAAAGACTGAGAAAAGTGTTGATGTGGAAAATGGTTCTATTGAAgtgaaaaataagttaaatgtACCTTTAACTCTTCATAATTTGTCTCCTCATAACACTAATAGTACTAAACTTGTGCCATGTGatacaaaaaagaatgatagaGAGCTAATAAAAGATAGCAGTGTAAAGCtcaaaagattaaaagtagacgaatttgtaaagaaagacaatatcatatttagtgAAAGAGAGCGATACATAATTTCTAGTACTCCTATCACCAAACGCGTAAAATCTTACGCCTGTTCAGCATCCTTTTCTCCTATCAATATCGATATTCACGACACGTTATATCCGAAATACGAATGTTCGATTTCAAATGTGGAAGAAAAGGATATCTCTATTGTGCTTTccaatcaaaagaattctccTTCATTGATTATGCCGTCGAAGTGCAGTTTTGATGTAGATATACATGAACATCCGACGCAAGTTTTGCAATCGTCCCGGAAAACGCAAACCAGAGATTCTGTTTTAAATATCGAaccctcctcttcctccgAGGACATTCATACATTGCCTATGCAGAAGTATAAAACAGAGAATGTAATAAAAGCACCTTCGCATTCCTTGAATATCTCGTCCATCGCAGATACCGATCCATCGTTATTCAGCGATATAATACATGATTATTCATCGAAGAATACTGAAGTacagaaaatacatttcaCAAATACATCGACATATGATGAAATTGCACATACGACAGATTCGTTCGTTGATCTGTGCCAAAAACATcaacaaataaacaataatgcaAACATGAAGATTGAAAATGTTAATAGTGAGAAAAGTAGGATTCTTAACGAAAGTCCAGATAATGTCAACAACACTGCGCTGCTCAAGCGATTGCAAGATCCGATCAGAATTACAGGAAGGAGAATGCAATATCCCAAGTGGCATCTCAGAATTCAATTAGATATCTCCAAAAACTCGAATGATGAAATCGCAGAAGCGAATAGCAAGGGCGACCATCGCGATGCAATCAATGAAATTCATGACATCCAGTCGGAGATGTACAATATCGAACATTCCACGAATGCAGTAAAGAAATCCTTTGATCATGTTGAATTGTTCGTTGATTCCGCTCAATTTCACGATGATGCGAATAAAGGAAAATCTGTTTTTCTAAAACCAGGCAAATATTGGGCTAGATCCTTGTCGATATTGAACCGCATAAATGACGAATCTAATTTAGACAAATTGAGCCTCGGGAAAGGAAAGAGGTGGAGACATAGCGTCAAAGATATATTGGATATGCAAAAACAAG GAATTTTCCAAAGCTGTTTGAAAAAAGATGATGATGCAGATCTGTCCTGCAAAGAGCTCAATACATCGAATATCATATCATCGTTCGACGATAATAAGcgtaaaacatttaattctaCAAACCATGCTAGATTCTCCAAGAGAATCTCGGTGCGAGTCGTGCCAAATAATACGAGTATTGGATGCAAGATCAAAGACACCTCGTTTCTTGAAGCATTTGGAATAAAATCGGAAAAATCTCCGAGCTTGAAACTGC atcgtAAGGAATCACACGATAATCGAATTATCAAAGGACATTCCATAACTGCGAGAGACGTCGTTTTACAAAGATGTTCGCAAAActcttatttatctttctcctATTGCTTCCCAGATTC GTATTTGGAATATTGCCGCAAAATTGGCGAAGGTGTTTATGGAGAAGTCTTTCTCTATGAATATCTTGATAAGAAGTCagttataaaagttattccTATAGAGGGCGAAAAGTTGGTCAATGGCGAgccacaaaaaaaattcaacgaaATACTTTCGGAAATTGTGATCGCAAA ggAGTTGGATAATCTGAGATTAAATACTACGTACAAGACTAGTGGATTTATCGAAGTACGAAGAATCAAATGTATCATGGGAAAATATCCAAAGAGGCTTGTAGAACTGTGGAACACTTATGACGATAATAAAACATCTGACAACGATTGTCCGTCAATGTTCGACGAAAATCAATTGTACATCGCTCTCGAACTCGGTGATGGTGGAGAAGATCTCGAAGCTTTCGTTTTTCAAACCGCGGAAGAAGCTTGcgctttatttttacaa actgCATTTGCATTAGCGGTTGCCGAAAAGGCACTCGAATTTGAACATAGAGATTTGCATTGGggtaatgtattaatatcgaGAACAAAGGAATCGTATGTGTCTTATTATCTTGACGGGAAAGAGATCAGGCTGCCAAGCAAGGGTGTAAAG GTGTCGATCATAGATTTCACCCTATCGAGAATGTTGTATCAAGGATGCTGCATATATAATGATCTTGCATTGGATCCGGCCTTATTTACCGCACACGGCGAGTATCAGTTTGAGATTTATCGTCTAATGCGCGAGAAAATTCa AAATAATTGGAATAAGTTTGAACCATATACGAACATCTTATGGTTGCATTATACTTTGGATAAGATGATTACATCggtaagatataaaagaaagaacttAAAAGTACATAAACATGCTATTGTCAGATTGAAGGAATTTaaggatataattttaaactatgACAGTGCATTCGATTTTGCGACCGATTCCAATGTCGCGCATTTGTAA
- the LOC126859165 gene encoding proteasome subunit beta type-6, producing MAYVGNILQQAATISENMMPDWLTSEQSTGTSIMACEFDGGVVIGADSRGTTGAYVSNRYADKLTRVTDYIYCCRSGSAADTQAIADIVAYHLGLHQMELGTQPLVETAANVFREICYNYRDSLMAGILVAGWDKQKGGQVYSIPIGGMCVRQPISIGGSGSTYVYGYVDAQYKPKMSKDECLKLVENTLALAMARDGSSGGVIRTGVITEKGIERKVILGNELPRFYEG from the exons atGGCTTATGTGggtaatattttgcaacaagCGGCTACTATTTCGGAAAATATGATGCCGGACTGGTTAACTTCGGAGCAGAGCACTGGG ACGTCAATCATGGCATGCGAATTCGACGGTGGCGTCGTAATTGGCGCCGATTCTCGGGGTACAACagg agcTTATGTTTCCAATCGTTACGCCGACAAATTGACACGAGTGACGGATTACATTTATTGCTGTCGTTCCGGTTCAGCGGCGGACACACAAGCAATCGCTGATATTGTAGCTTATCATTTGGGATTGCATCA aaTGGAGCTTGGAACACAGCCCTTGGTGGAAACGGCTGCCAACGTGTTTCGCGAGATATGCTACAATTATCGAGACTCTCTGATGGCTGGGATTCTGGTGGCGGGATGGGATAAACAAAAGGGTGGTCAGGTCTACAGTATTCCCATAGGTGGTATGTGCGTGAGACAGCCAATCTCGATAGGCGGTTCTGGTTCGACGTACGTGTACGGCTACGTAGACGCACAATATAAACCCAAAATGTCGAAGGACGAATGTCTCAAATTGGTGGAGAACA CGCTCGCATTAGCCATGGCCCGTGACGGAAGTAGCGGTGGTGTCATACGAACCGGAGTGATTACAGAAAAGGGAATTGAGAGGAAAGTCATATTGGGCAATGAATTGCCACGTTTCTACGAAGGCTAA